The Streptomyces sp. 135 sequence CGGGCTCTCGGCTCGTGACGGTACGGACGCCGTCCACCACGCTCGGCCTCGCCACCTGCTACGACCTGCGCTTCCCCGAGCTGTTCCGGGGGCTGGTGGACGCGGGGGCGGAGATGTTCGTGGTGCCGGCGGGGTGGCCCGCGCGGCGGCGCGAGCACTGGCTGCTGCTGGCGCGGGCGCGGGCGGTCGAGGACCAGGTGTACGTCCTTGCCTGTGGCACCGGCGGTACGCATGCGGGGGTGCCTCAGGCCGGGCACAGTGTCGTCGTCGATCCGTGGGGTGAGGTGCTCGCCGAAGCGGGGGACGGTGAGGAGGTCCTCACGGTGGATGTGGACCCGGCGAAGGTCATGGCCACGCGGGAGCAGTTCCCGGCGTTGAAGGACCGGCTTCTGGGGATGGATCCGCCGCGGCGGTGAGCCGGGCGGGGTGGGGGCGCGGGGTGGCCACGGTCCGTTTGTGGCTGCGGGTCCGTCGTGGTCGCTCGCGCAGTTCCCCGCGCCCCTTAGGGGGCTCGCCGCTCAGTAGCCCCTGCGCTCCTGCTCCGGGTCGACGACCGTCGTCTGTGCCACCGGGGGCACCACCGCCCGCCTGCGCCGCGCGATGCTGGTGAACGCGGCGACACCGATGAGGCCCACCGCCATCATGACGAGGCCGGCGACGGTGACGTTGAAGCCCTCCATCTTCCAGTCCGTCGCGAACGTGAGAATGGCGCCCACGGCGATGAGAATGATGCATCCGCCCAGGCCCATATGGACCGCCTCCCTGTGGTCGTGGCTGCGTTGCACCGTGTACCCGGCTGGGCCACCACCACACGGGGAAGCGGACTTCTCCGCCGCTCTCAGCCCTCCAGGAACGCCACGAGCGCGTTGGCCAGCATGTGCGGGTCGTCCGCGCCGCACAGCTCGCGCACGCTGTGCATCGACAGGATCGCCACGCCGATGTCGACCGTCTTGATGCCGTGCCGGGCCGCGGTGATCGGACCGATCGTCGTGCCGCACGGCATCGCGTTGTTGGAGACGAACGACTGGAACGGCACGCCCGCCTTCTCGCACGCGGCGGCGAACACCGAGCGTCCGGCGCCGTCCGTGGCGTAGCGGTTGTTGACGTTCACCTTGAGGATGGGGCCGCCGTTGGCGCGGGGGTGGTGCGTCGGGTCGTGCCGCTCCGCGTAGTTGGGGTGCACGGCGTGACCGGTGTCGGAGGAGAGGCAGACCGTCCCGGCGAAGGCGCGGGCCCGGTCCTCGTACGTACCGCCCCGCGCGAACACCGAGCGCTCCAGGACCGAGCCGAGCAGCGGGCCGTCGGCGCCGGTGTCGGACTGCGAGCCGTTCTCCTCGTGGTCGAAGGCGGCGAGGACCGGGATGTACGGCAGGTCGTCGCGTCCGGAGACGGCGGCCAGGGCGGCCGTTCCCGCGTGCACGGACAGGAGGTTGTCCATGCGCGGCCCCGCGACCAGCTCGCGGTCGCGGCCGAGGAAGGCGGGGGGCTCCACGGAGTACGTCATGAGGTCCCAGCCGGTGACCTCGCCCTCGGGCAGGCCGGTCTCCTCCTCCAGGAAGCGGATGAGGTCGCCCTCGTGGATGTCGTCGCCCAGGCCCCAGACGGGCTGCATGTGCTTCTGCTTGTCCAGCTTCAGCCCGTCGGTGTGGACGGACCGGTCCATGTGGATGGCCAGCTGGGGCACGCGCAGCAGCGGCCGGTCGACGTTCACGAGCCGTGAGGTGCCGTCGCGCAGCGAGAGGCGTCCTGCGAGGCCGAGGTCCCGGTCGAGCCAGGAGTTGAGCAGCGGGCCGCCGTAGATCTCGACGGCGACCTGACGCCAGCCGTGGCCGCCCGCGTCGGGCCGCGGCTTCACCCGGAGGTTCGGGGAGTCGGTGTGGGCGCCGACGATGCGGAACGGGGTGTGCGGGTCGGCGCTCTCCGGTACGTACCAGGCGACGATGGCGCCGCCGCGCAGCACGTACTTGCCGCCGGTCGTGCCGTCCCACGCGTCGGTCTCCTCGACCTGCCGGAAACCGGCCTTCTCCAGACGCTCGGCGGCGCTCGCCACGGCGTGGTACGGCGTGGGGCCGGCCGCGAGGAAGGACATGAGGTCTTCGGTGTGACCGCGGTCGAAGCGGGGCGCTGTACTCATGGAGTCAGCCTAACGAGGGACGGCCGCGACCCGGCCCCGTGTTCAAACGGGGCGGGCCACGGCCGTATCAGGCGAAACGGACAGCTGACGGGCGGCTGGGACGTCTAGAACGCGGACTCGTCCAGCTCCATGAGGTCCAGCTCGACGCCCTCGGCGAGCTTGCGCTCCGTGGCGACGCCCGGCAGGACGTTCGCCGCGAAGAACTTCGCCGCCGCGATCTTGCCCTCGTAGAAGGCCTTGTCCTTGGCGGAGGCGGTCTCCAGCTTCTCCGCCGCGACCGCGGCACCGCGCAGCAGCAGGTAGCCGACGACGACGTCACCGGAGGCCATCAGCAGGCGCGTGGTGTTCAGGCCCACCTTGTAGATGGACTTCACGTCCTGCTCGGTGGCCGCGAGGTCGGTCAGCATGACGCCGACCATGGCCTCCAGCTCGACCGCGGCCTTGGCCAGCTCCTCGCGGGCGGCGGCCAGCGTCTCGCCGCCCGTGCCGACCGCCAGGAACTTCTTGATCTCCTCGGCGAGGCCGTTCAGTGCGGCGCCCTGGTTGCGGACGATCTTCCGGAAGAAGTAGTCCTGGCCCTGGATCGCGGTCGTGCCCTCGTAGAGGGTGTCGATCTTGGCGTCGCGGATGTACTGCTCGATGGGGTACTCCTGGAGGTACCCCGAGCCGCCGAACGTCTGGAGCGACTGCGCCAGCTGCTCGTAGGACTTCTCCGAGCCGTAGCCCTTCACGATCGGCAGGAGCAGGTCGTTCAGGGCGTTGAGCGCCGTCGCGTCCTCGCCCGCCGCCTCCTTGACCTGGATCTCGTCCTGGACGGCCGCGGTGTGCAGGACCAGCGCGCGCATGCCCTCCGCGTACGCCTTCTGCGTCATCAGCGAGCGGCGCACGTCCGGGTGGTGGGTGATGGTCACCTTGGGCGCGGTCTTGTCCATGAACTGGGCGAGGTCCGGGCCCTGCACGCGCTCCTTGGCGTACTCCAGGGCGTTGAGGTAGCCCGTCGACAGCGTCGCGATGGCCTTCGTGCCGACCATCATCCGGGCGAACTCGATGATGCGGAACATCTGGCGGATGCCGTCGTGCTTGTCGCCGATCAGCCAGCCCTTGGCGGGGTGGCGGTCGCCGAACGTCATCTCGCAGGTGTTGGAGGCCTTCAGGCCCATCTTGTGCTCGACGTTCGTGGCGTAGACGCCGTTGCGCTCGCCCAGCTCGCCGGTCTCCCAGTCGAACTCGTACTTCGGGACCAGGAAGAGGGAGAGGCCCTTGGTGCCGGGGCCGTGGCCCTCGGGGCGGGCGAGGACGTAGTGGAGGATGTTCTCCGACATGTCGTGCTCACCGGACGTGATGAAGCGCTTCACGCCCTCGATGTGCCAGGAGCCGTCCTCCTGCTGCACGGCCTTGGTGCGGCCGGCGCCCACGTCCGAACCGGCGTCCGGCTCGGTGAGGACCATCGTGGAGCCCCACTGCTTCTCGACGGCGATCGAGGCGATCTTCTTCTGCGCCTCGTTGCCCTCCTCGAAGAGGATGCCCGCGAACGCCGGGCCGGAGGAGTACATCCACACGGCCGGGTTCGAGCCGAGCAGCAGCTCCGCGTAGCCCCAGATGAGGGAGCGGGGCGCGGTGGTGCCGCCGATCTCCTCGGGCAGGCCGAGGCGCCAGTACTCGGAGTCCATGAAGGCCTGGTAGCTCTTCTTGAAGGACGCCGGGACGGGCGCGGTGTTGGTCTCCGGGTCGAAGACCGGGGGGTTGCGGTCGGCGTCGGTGAAGGACTCCGCCAGCTCGTTCTCGGCGAGGCGGCGCAGCTCCTCCAGGATGCTCTTGGCGGTGTCGACGTCCATCTCCGCGAACGGGCCGGTGCCGTACAGCTTGTCGCGGCCGAGCACCTCGAAGAGGTTGAACTCGATGTCGCGGAGATTCGACTTGTAGTGGCCCATGGCGAAGGCTCCGTAAGCAGGAAAGGGATGGAATACCAGCAAGTAGCTACGATGATGCTACCCGTCGGTAATAAGAAGCAACCCCTAACCGGCCATCTGTGACTCAGTACGCTTACGCGCATGTATGGCTACGACCAGAATCCCGGCGCCCAGCAGCAGTACGCCCCGCCGGGCGCGCAGCCGCCTCCGCAGCAGACGCAGGGCATGCCCGGCGGTGGGTACGGCCAGCAGCCTCCGCTCTATCCCGAGCCCTCGCCCCCGTCGCTCGCGGACGCGGTGCGCGCCTTCACCACGGGCTCGATGTCCGCGGAGGACTTCCAGCAGATCTTCGCGACCTCGAAGGTCTACTGCCCGCGGGGCGACAACCCCGGCTTCCTCGCGCTGCACAACACCCAGCAGCCCGTCATCCCGATGTTCACCTCCCTCAAGGAGCTGCGCCGGTACGCGGGCAAGGACTCCAAGTACTTCGTGATCACCGGCGCGGAGGTCATCGACCTGCTCCCGACCGGGTACGGCTTCGTCCTCGACATGGAGGGCGAGCACCGCATGGTCTTCGACGCGAAGGCCGTGGAGCAGATGGTCGACTTCGCGATGCGGCGGATGTACGGCTGACGTCCCGCGTCCGGGCGGGGTACGGCAGCTGCCGCCCCGTCAGGTGAACGGCGCGCGGGCCTGGTTCGGCCCGCGGGCGGACGCGGGAAGCTCTCGGCTATGCCCGCGTCCATGATCTCGCGCCGTGCCGTCGCCGTCCCGGGCGGCCGTCCCGTCACCGCCGCGGTGACCGCCGTCCTGTGCGCGGCACTGCTGTGCACCGCGCCGCCGGCCACGGGGGTGACGGAAGGGGCCGCTCCGCACGGGGCGCCCGCCGAGACCCCTGCCGACCGCGCGCACCGCGACTTCCTCGACCACGGGCCGAGGGCGGGCGTCATGACCGTCGCCCACCGGGGGCAGTGGCGCAAGGCGCCCGAGAACAGCCTCGCCGCGATCCGGGCGGGCTTCGCGGACGGCGCCGAGATCGTCGAGGCCGACGTCCGGCTGACCAAGGACGGGGTCCCCGTCCTGATGCACGACGAGACCGTGGACCGCACCACGAACGGCACCGGCCGCGTCGCCGACCTCACCCACGCCCAGCTGAGCGGCCTGCGCCTGCGCGCGGGGCTCGGCGGCCGCCAGGCGGCGGTCACCGGCGAGCGCGTCCCCACCCTCGCCGAGGCCATACGGGCCGCCCGCACGCTCGGCCTCGTCAACCTCGACCGGGCCTGGCAGGACCGCGAGGCCGTCTGGCGGGTCCTTGAGGAGACCGGCACCGTGCGCAACGGCCTCTTCAAGTCCAGGGCGCCGGTGCCCGAGGTGCGGGCGTTCCTCGACGGCCATCGGGGCGCGCTGTACATGCACGTGGTGGACGACGCCAACGCGGCGTCCGTGGCGGACTTCGGGGCGGCACGGCCGCCCGCGTTCGAGGTCGTCTTCGACGACGTCCGCGACCAGGTGGCCGCCCCCGCCTTCCTCCAGGAGCTGCGGGCGACGGGCCGCGTGTGGTTCAACACCATGCGCAACGGCTTCGCGGCCCGGTTCACCGACGAGGCCTCGCTGATCGACCCCGCGCGCGGCTGGGGCGCGCTGATCGCCCACTACCGGGCGACGGTCCTCCAGACCGACAACGTGGAGGCGCTCAGGCGCTACCTGACCCAGGGCGTCGCGGACCCCGTCCCGCCGGGCGCGGTGCGCGTCCAGGCGGAGAACTACGCCCCGGGCGGCAGGGGCAGGGCCTACCACGACATCGACCCCGGGAACCGGGGCGACGGGCCGGGGCGGCCCGGTGAGGACGTCGACATCTGCGACCACGACGGAGCGGTGGTGGTGTGCTGGATGCGCGGCTCGGAGTGGCTCACCTACGGAGTCGACGTACCGAAGGACGGGCGCTACACCCTCATGGCCCGCGCCTCGTCCCCGTACACACCCGCCGGGACCTATCGGATCGCCTACGACGGCGCCCCGCCCGGCAAGGCCGTGCCGGTCGCCAACACGACGGCTCACCATGCCTTCGTACTCCAGGACAGCCGTGACCCGCGGCAGCTGACCCGGGGCCACCACCACGTGCGGCTGTCCCTGGACGCGGGCGCGTTCCAGAACTGGAACCTGGACTATCTGCAACTGGAGCCGGTCGGGCCGTAGACGCAGCTCCTGAACGGAACAGATCAAGCCACCTGCCGGACCCGGAGGGAATGCCCTCCGGGTCTCGTTCGTTCAGGTGGCAGAAAGTTCTACGTTCAACTAAAGTGAGCGCACAAGGAGGTACCGACCATGCCTGCAGTGACCGTCGAGAACCCGCTGACCCTGCCCCGAGTGGTGGCACCGGCCGACGCCGTGGCACGCCCCGTGCTCGCCGTGACGACCGCGCCCAGCGGCTACGAGGGCGAGGGGTTCCCGGTGCGCCGGGCCTTCGCGGGAATCAACTACAAGTACCTCGACCCGTTCATCATGATGGACCAGATGGGCGAGGT is a genomic window containing:
- a CDS encoding carbon-nitrogen family hydrolase, which encodes MRASLIQIAVDEGESVNSRRERVSWLVREVAARERSGLVVLPELWTTGAFAYDSFASEAEPLEGPTYEAMREAARDAGVWLHAGSVPERDPEGPLYNTSLVFSPDGELAAAYRKIHRFGFDKGEAVLMGAGSRLVTVRTPSTTLGLATCYDLRFPELFRGLVDAGAEMFVVPAGWPARRREHWLLLARARAVEDQVYVLACGTGGTHAGVPQAGHSVVVDPWGEVLAEAGDGEEVLTVDVDPAKVMATREQFPALKDRLLGMDPPRR
- a CDS encoding M18 family aminopeptidase; amino-acid sequence: MSTAPRFDRGHTEDLMSFLAAGPTPYHAVASAAERLEKAGFRQVEETDAWDGTTGGKYVLRGGAIVAWYVPESADPHTPFRIVGAHTDSPNLRVKPRPDAGGHGWRQVAVEIYGGPLLNSWLDRDLGLAGRLSLRDGTSRLVNVDRPLLRVPQLAIHMDRSVHTDGLKLDKQKHMQPVWGLGDDIHEGDLIRFLEEETGLPEGEVTGWDLMTYSVEPPAFLGRDRELVAGPRMDNLLSVHAGTAALAAVSGRDDLPYIPVLAAFDHEENGSQSDTGADGPLLGSVLERSVFARGGTYEDRARAFAGTVCLSSDTGHAVHPNYAERHDPTHHPRANGGPILKVNVNNRYATDGAGRSVFAAACEKAGVPFQSFVSNNAMPCGTTIGPITAARHGIKTVDIGVAILSMHSVRELCGADDPHMLANALVAFLEG
- a CDS encoding acyl-CoA dehydrogenase, yielding MGHYKSNLRDIEFNLFEVLGRDKLYGTGPFAEMDVDTAKSILEELRRLAENELAESFTDADRNPPVFDPETNTAPVPASFKKSYQAFMDSEYWRLGLPEEIGGTTAPRSLIWGYAELLLGSNPAVWMYSSGPAFAGILFEEGNEAQKKIASIAVEKQWGSTMVLTEPDAGSDVGAGRTKAVQQEDGSWHIEGVKRFITSGEHDMSENILHYVLARPEGHGPGTKGLSLFLVPKYEFDWETGELGERNGVYATNVEHKMGLKASNTCEMTFGDRHPAKGWLIGDKHDGIRQMFRIIEFARMMVGTKAIATLSTGYLNALEYAKERVQGPDLAQFMDKTAPKVTITHHPDVRRSLMTQKAYAEGMRALVLHTAAVQDEIQVKEAAGEDATALNALNDLLLPIVKGYGSEKSYEQLAQSLQTFGGSGYLQEYPIEQYIRDAKIDTLYEGTTAIQGQDYFFRKIVRNQGAALNGLAEEIKKFLAVGTGGETLAAAREELAKAAVELEAMVGVMLTDLAATEQDVKSIYKVGLNTTRLLMASGDVVVGYLLLRGAAVAAEKLETASAKDKAFYEGKIAAAKFFAANVLPGVATERKLAEGVELDLMELDESAF
- a CDS encoding SseB family protein; translated protein: MYGYDQNPGAQQQYAPPGAQPPPQQTQGMPGGGYGQQPPLYPEPSPPSLADAVRAFTTGSMSAEDFQQIFATSKVYCPRGDNPGFLALHNTQQPVIPMFTSLKELRRYAGKDSKYFVITGAEVIDLLPTGYGFVLDMEGEHRMVFDAKAVEQMVDFAMRRMYG
- a CDS encoding glycerophosphodiester phosphodiesterase family protein gives rise to the protein MISRRAVAVPGGRPVTAAVTAVLCAALLCTAPPATGVTEGAAPHGAPAETPADRAHRDFLDHGPRAGVMTVAHRGQWRKAPENSLAAIRAGFADGAEIVEADVRLTKDGVPVLMHDETVDRTTNGTGRVADLTHAQLSGLRLRAGLGGRQAAVTGERVPTLAEAIRAARTLGLVNLDRAWQDREAVWRVLEETGTVRNGLFKSRAPVPEVRAFLDGHRGALYMHVVDDANAASVADFGAARPPAFEVVFDDVRDQVAAPAFLQELRATGRVWFNTMRNGFAARFTDEASLIDPARGWGALIAHYRATVLQTDNVEALRRYLTQGVADPVPPGAVRVQAENYAPGGRGRAYHDIDPGNRGDGPGRPGEDVDICDHDGAVVVCWMRGSEWLTYGVDVPKDGRYTLMARASSPYTPAGTYRIAYDGAPPGKAVPVANTTAHHAFVLQDSRDPRQLTRGHHHVRLSLDAGAFQNWNLDYLQLEPVGP